A section of the Halogranum gelatinilyticum genome encodes:
- a CDS encoding ABC transporter permease yields MNYYLRRTVRIPLTILAVATLTFGLIRLLPGGPFTQLRIQLIRQGVPAEQVNARIEALQNIRPDAPLWQQYLDYLIGVVQLDLGRSISLNAPVVEVLARALPWTVFLVVTSTVLMFVVGVLIGAVQAYKEGSRFDKFASGSSIFLMAVPYYIFAVMFLFFLAFQLQLFPTGNAVERGLDAALSLEYILSVLHHAALPILAFTIGGVGSTALNMRGNGIQVLGEEYVEVARLRGLSDSRIATKYVAKNAILPMYTGLLLLIGFRLGGTVVLEQIFSYPGLGYYLISAVNANDYPLMMGCFLIITITLVIAVYIADLTYGLIDPRISAGDSDGY; encoded by the coding sequence ATGAACTATTACCTCAGACGAACGGTCAGAATACCCCTGACCATCCTCGCAGTCGCGACGCTCACCTTCGGGTTGATTCGCCTCCTCCCCGGTGGGCCGTTTACGCAGCTGCGCATCCAGCTTATCCGTCAGGGTGTTCCGGCCGAGCAGGTCAACGCTCGTATCGAAGCGCTTCAGAACATCAGACCCGACGCACCGCTCTGGCAACAGTATCTCGACTATCTCATCGGCGTGGTTCAGTTGGATCTCGGTCGTTCGATATCCCTCAACGCGCCCGTGGTCGAAGTGCTCGCCCGCGCGCTTCCGTGGACGGTCTTCCTCGTCGTGACGTCGACAGTACTGATGTTCGTCGTCGGCGTCCTCATCGGGGCTGTGCAGGCGTACAAGGAAGGCTCACGGTTCGACAAATTCGCCTCGGGGAGTTCCATCTTCCTGATGGCCGTACCGTACTACATCTTCGCCGTCATGTTCCTGTTCTTCCTCGCGTTCCAGCTTCAACTGTTCCCGACCGGGAACGCGGTCGAACGGGGCCTCGATGCCGCACTCAGCTTGGAGTACATCTTGAGCGTACTCCACCACGCGGCACTGCCGATCCTGGCGTTCACCATCGGTGGCGTCGGGTCGACGGCACTCAACATGCGCGGAAACGGTATTCAGGTACTCGGTGAGGAGTACGTCGAAGTCGCCCGCCTCCGCGGGCTTTCAGACAGCCGTATTGCGACGAAGTACGTCGCCAAGAACGCTATCCTCCCGATGTACACGGGACTGCTGCTGCTCATCGGCTTCCGTCTCGGCGGAACCGTCGTTTTGGAGCAGATCTTCTCGTATCCGGGGCTGGGTTACTACCTCATCTCCGCGGTCAACGCGAACGATTATCCGCTGATGATGGGCTGTTTCCTCATCATCACGATCACGCTCGTCATCGCGGTCTACATCGCAGACCTGACCTACGGTCTCATCGACCCCCGCATCAGTGCAGGTGATTCCGATGGTTACTGA
- a CDS encoding ABC transporter permease: MVTEADSSSSSDDIDWRSDSSSAEMSQRDRLAEFYEQSIYEPAVVAWSDIRTRIGIVILSVYFLMALIDVLGLWRAPVPNQAPRLLVPFANMQYPLGTTQSGVDLLALIIDSTPFILLMVLAGGVWATSVAIVVGTISGYKGGTVDTVITSISDLFMAIPGLPLIIVLAIALSPENPLLLGVILTINYWAGLGRSIRSQVLSIREESYVEASRTMGTSTPRIIVKDVLPNIMPYIMVNFVLAARYTIFASVGLYFIGVLPYTGQNWGVTLNNAYNQGGLFTLGALHWLLVPIVAIVGLAFGLILVSQGMDRIFNPRVRTRLTGKSESVEESDNESTSTWV, translated from the coding sequence ATGGTTACTGAAGCCGACTCCTCTTCGTCGTCCGACGATATCGACTGGCGATCCGATTCGTCGTCGGCCGAGATGAGCCAACGCGACCGGCTCGCTGAGTTCTACGAACAGAGCATCTACGAACCCGCCGTCGTCGCGTGGTCGGACATCCGGACGCGAATCGGCATCGTCATCCTGAGCGTCTACTTCCTGATGGCGCTCATCGACGTGCTGGGACTCTGGCGCGCACCGGTGCCGAACCAGGCACCGCGCCTGCTCGTCCCCTTCGCAAATATGCAGTATCCGCTCGGGACGACGCAGTCGGGCGTCGACCTACTCGCACTCATCATCGACTCGACGCCGTTCATCCTGTTGATGGTGCTCGCGGGCGGCGTATGGGCGACGAGCGTCGCCATCGTCGTCGGAACCATCTCGGGTTACAAAGGCGGTACCGTCGACACCGTCATCACGTCCATCTCGGACCTGTTCATGGCGATTCCGGGACTGCCGCTCATCATCGTGCTTGCCATCGCGCTGAGTCCGGAGAACCCGCTTCTCCTCGGTGTGATCCTGACCATCAACTACTGGGCCGGGCTGGGTCGGTCGATCCGGTCGCAGGTCCTCTCGATTCGTGAGGAAAGCTACGTCGAAGCCTCGCGGACGATGGGAACGAGCACGCCCCGTATCATCGTGAAGGACGTGCTGCCGAACATCATGCCCTACATCATGGTCAACTTCGTGCTCGCCGCGCGGTACACCATCTTCGCGTCGGTCGGGCTGTACTTCATCGGTGTGCTGCCCTACACCGGCCAGAACTGGGGCGTCACGCTGAACAACGCGTACAACCAGGGTGGACTGTTCACCCTCGGCGCGCTCCACTGGCTGCTCGTGCCCATCGTGGCCATTGTCGGCCTCGCGTTCGGGCTCATCCTAGTCAGTCAGGGCATGGACCGTATCTTCAACCCGCGGGTTCGGACGCGCCTCACCGGTAAGTCCGAGTCCGTCGAGGAGAGCGACAACGAATCCACGTCCACGTGGGTGTGA
- a CDS encoding ABC transporter ATP-binding protein has translation MATNTSPNDTVVSDDEVDDPILEIEDTNVTYSEGDTYVLEDVNVTIDRHEVLGIVGESGSGKSMFASALLDAVPDPGLLTGKIHYNREDGSTVDILEMSDEELRQFRWEEISMVFQGAMSSFNPTMKVGSHFKETLRTHDKDVSQGMEFARELLENLYLEPERVLGSYPHELSGGMQQRALIALSMVLDPEVLVMDEPTAALDLLMQRSILQLLDNLQSEYDLTIIFITHDLPLVASLADRMAIIYAFQFAEIGPRDEIIGNSAHPYTRELLNATPNLDAPLEDMQPIEGEGPAPVNVPSGCRYHPRCQLATEECRTDDPPFSPVDDESSHRSACHHREEAREKIPLNFGKTAEDFEQPLREESEGGSAPAATTGSRETADTPLLSLNDVEVHFEEQQGLVERFTEDPTVVRAVDGISLDIEEQDLVCLLGESGCGKTTLGKTMIGLQKPTGGSIEYRGHDIWEAKDGNADIDYDEVRSALQIIHQDPGSALNPNRRISNILSEPLRHTHPNISRAERRNRMHSLLERVGMTPAADFLDRYPHQLSGGEKQRVALARALLMDPDAILADEAISAVDVSLRIGIMDLMLELQAEFDTSFLFISHDLSNARYFAEHGDGRIAVMYLGEIVEIGSAERLIHDPRHPYTEVLRWATPNLDLDAMDAEDPPIREIDVPDPVNPPSGCRFHTRCPVAREACREEQPQLSELDDGDGAAACFREDPDHAYWDSEPLEGAVAEPEDIAQH, from the coding sequence ATGGCGACCAACACTTCACCAAACGACACGGTAGTATCGGACGACGAGGTCGACGATCCGATCCTCGAGATCGAGGACACGAACGTCACCTACAGCGAGGGCGACACCTACGTCCTCGAAGACGTCAACGTCACCATCGACCGCCACGAGGTACTCGGCATCGTCGGCGAGTCCGGCTCGGGCAAGTCGATGTTCGCCTCCGCGCTGCTCGACGCAGTCCCGGACCCCGGTCTCCTGACCGGCAAGATCCACTACAACCGCGAGGACGGCTCGACCGTCGACATCCTCGAGATGAGCGACGAGGAACTCCGCCAGTTCCGCTGGGAGGAGATCTCGATGGTCTTCCAGGGTGCGATGAGTTCGTTCAACCCGACGATGAAGGTCGGGTCGCACTTCAAGGAGACGCTGCGAACCCACGACAAGGACGTCTCGCAGGGGATGGAGTTCGCTCGCGAACTGCTGGAGAACCTCTATCTCGAACCGGAGCGCGTGCTCGGCTCGTATCCGCACGAACTCAGCGGTGGGATGCAGCAGCGCGCGCTCATCGCGCTGAGCATGGTACTCGACCCGGAGGTGCTCGTCATGGACGAGCCAACGGCCGCACTCGACCTGCTGATGCAGCGGTCGATTCTGCAGCTCCTCGACAACCTCCAGAGCGAGTACGACCTGACGATCATCTTCATCACGCACGACCTGCCGCTGGTCGCGTCGTTGGCCGACCGGATGGCCATCATCTACGCGTTCCAGTTCGCCGAAATCGGCCCGCGTGACGAGATTATCGGCAACTCCGCGCATCCATACACGAGGGAGCTGTTGAACGCGACCCCGAACCTCGACGCGCCGTTGGAGGACATGCAGCCCATCGAGGGCGAGGGGCCCGCACCGGTCAACGTCCCCTCGGGCTGCCGGTACCATCCGCGGTGTCAGCTCGCGACCGAAGAGTGTCGGACCGACGACCCGCCGTTCTCGCCGGTCGACGACGAGAGCAGCCACCGCTCGGCCTGTCACCACCGTGAGGAGGCCCGCGAGAAGATCCCGCTCAACTTCGGCAAGACCGCCGAAGACTTCGAGCAGCCGCTCCGCGAGGAGTCCGAAGGCGGATCGGCACCGGCGGCTACCACGGGGAGCAGGGAGACGGCCGACACGCCGTTGCTGTCGCTCAACGACGTCGAAGTCCACTTCGAAGAACAGCAGGGACTCGTCGAACGGTTCACGGAGGACCCGACCGTCGTCCGCGCAGTCGACGGCATCTCGCTGGACATCGAGGAACAGGACCTCGTCTGTCTGCTCGGCGAGAGTGGCTGTGGGAAGACGACGCTCGGGAAGACGATGATCGGTCTCCAGAAGCCGACCGGCGGTTCCATCGAGTACCGCGGTCACGACATCTGGGAGGCCAAGGACGGCAACGCCGACATTGACTACGACGAGGTCCGTTCGGCACTCCAGATCATCCACCAGGACCCCGGCAGCGCGCTCAACCCCAACCGGCGCATCTCGAATATCCTGTCGGAGCCACTGCGTCACACCCATCCGAACATTAGCCGTGCCGAGCGGCGTAACCGGATGCACTCGCTCTTGGAGCGAGTCGGCATGACGCCCGCGGCCGACTTCCTCGACCGCTACCCACACCAGCTGTCGGGTGGCGAGAAACAGCGTGTCGCGCTCGCGCGCGCGCTCCTGATGGACCCGGACGCCATCCTCGCAGACGAGGCCATCAGTGCCGTGGACGTGAGCCTGCGTATCGGGATCATGGACCTGATGCTCGAACTCCAGGCGGAGTTCGACACCTCGTTCCTGTTCATCAGCCACGACCTCTCAAACGCACGCTACTTCGCCGAGCACGGTGACGGCCGTATCGCCGTCATGTATCTCGGCGAGATCGTCGAGATCGGCTCCGCCGAGCGGCTCATCCACGACCCGCGACACCCCTACACGGAAGTGTTGCGGTGGGCGACGCCGAACCTCGACCTCGACGCGATGGACGCCGAGGATCCGCCGATCCGTGAGATCGACGTTCCGGACCCGGTCAACCCGCCGTCGGGCTGCCGGTTCCACACGCGCTGTCCGGTTGCGCGTGAGGCCTGTCGCGAGGAGCAGCCGCAGCTGTCAGAGCTGGACGACGGCGACGGAGCCGCGGCCTGCTTCCGCGAGGACCCGGACCACGCGTACTGGGACAGCGAACCCCTCGAGGGCGCGGTCGCCGAACCCGAAGACATCGCACAGCACTGA
- the gfo6 gene encoding D-xylose 1-dehydrogenase Gfo6: protein MSLDDLLQGVRTRDWEALDSGTLRLAIIGLGWWTRQQAIPAIQASEFCEATVAVSSSHEKANDTVEATPTITTGLTYDEFVAGEATDEYDAVYICTPNALHLPYAEAAAEHDKAVLCEKPVEATLERAEELVDATEDVPLMVAYRMQTDPQVRLMRDLVAEGAIGEPVAVHGHMGQQMLDFVSGDPDQWRLNPDLAGYGATVMDLGIYPLNTARFVLGTDPVSVTAQMHSEDEAFRDVPDQHATFTIEFDDGTYAACTASQHSHLSGHLRFVGTEGELLLEPTFLGESPQTLTYRTMNGREVELDDGRRDVFADEMTEEFDYFADHVLREEPLTPDGDHALVDMRALAAIYEAAETGQEVDLDSL from the coding sequence ATGTCACTCGACGACCTACTGCAGGGTGTCCGCACCCGTGACTGGGAAGCACTGGATTCCGGAACGCTCCGACTCGCCATCATCGGTCTCGGCTGGTGGACCCGACAACAGGCGATCCCGGCCATCCAGGCCTCGGAGTTCTGCGAAGCGACCGTCGCCGTCAGCAGCAGCCACGAGAAGGCAAACGACACGGTCGAAGCGACACCGACGATCACGACCGGTCTCACCTACGACGAGTTCGTCGCGGGCGAGGCGACCGACGAGTACGACGCGGTCTACATCTGTACGCCCAACGCGCTGCATCTCCCCTACGCGGAGGCCGCAGCCGAACACGACAAGGCCGTCCTCTGTGAGAAACCCGTCGAGGCGACGCTCGAACGCGCCGAGGAGCTCGTCGACGCGACCGAGGACGTCCCGCTCATGGTCGCCTACCGGATGCAGACCGACCCGCAGGTCCGACTGATGCGTGACCTCGTCGCCGAGGGAGCCATCGGCGAGCCGGTGGCCGTCCACGGCCACATGGGCCAGCAGATGCTCGACTTCGTCTCCGGCGACCCCGACCAGTGGCGGCTGAACCCCGACCTCGCGGGCTACGGCGCGACCGTGATGGACCTCGGCATCTACCCGCTCAACACCGCGCGGTTCGTCCTCGGGACCGACCCGGTGAGCGTGACCGCCCAGATGCACTCCGAAGACGAGGCGTTCCGAGACGTCCCCGACCAGCACGCCACCTTCACCATCGAGTTCGACGACGGCACCTACGCCGCCTGTACGGCCAGCCAGCACTCACATCTCTCGGGTCATCTCCGGTTCGTCGGCACCGAAGGGGAACTCCTCTTGGAACCGACGTTCCTCGGCGAGTCGCCGCAGACACTGACCTACCGGACGATGAACGGCCGCGAGGTCGAACTCGACGACGGCCGCCGCGACGTCTTCGCTGACGAGATGACCGAGGAGTTCGACTACTTCGCCGACCACGTACTGCGAGAAGAGCCGCTGACGCCCGACGGTGACCACGCGCTCGTCGATATGCGAGCGCTCGCCGCCATCTACGAAGCCGCAGAGACCGGTCAAGAAGTCGACCTCGACTCGTTGTGA
- the xacF gene encoding 2,5-dioxovalerate dehydrogenase, translated as MTDTRANYVNGEWVSSETGETIDVENPANPSEVVASYQQSNAADAADAVDAAVAAQDDWATTPGPERGRILREAGTILQERKEELTDSLVAEEGKARAEAAGEVQRAIDIFHYFAVKASDLGGTTKSPSGRQKNLYIRQEPVGVAALVTPWNYPIAIPVWKLAPALAAGNTVVLKPASQAPGVVLDVAEALDEAGLPDGVFNVVTGPGSEVGSEFIENEGTDAVSFTGSSHVGEMVYEQATDSGKRVQTELGGKNPTVVTDSADPAEAAEIVATGGFGTTGQSCTGCSRAIVDEEVYDDFVAELVDRAESIDVGPGNDHEMGPQASESELEGTLDYIEIAQNEGATLVAGGGQPEGEEVEDGYFVEPTVFTDVESDMRIAQEEVFGPVVAVLKVSDFEEGLAVANDVPYGLSASVVTDDHTEANRFIDEAEAGVVKVNEKTTGLELHVPFGGFKRSSSETWREQGDAGLDFYTIEKTVYDNY; from the coding sequence ATGACGGATACGAGAGCAAACTACGTGAACGGAGAGTGGGTCTCCTCGGAGACGGGCGAGACCATCGACGTAGAGAACCCCGCAAACCCGAGTGAAGTCGTCGCGAGCTACCAGCAGTCCAACGCGGCGGACGCGGCCGACGCGGTCGACGCCGCCGTCGCCGCACAGGACGACTGGGCGACGACACCCGGCCCGGAGCGCGGCCGTATCCTCCGAGAGGCGGGCACTATCCTGCAGGAGCGTAAGGAAGAGCTGACCGACTCGCTGGTCGCCGAAGAGGGGAAGGCCCGTGCCGAGGCAGCCGGTGAAGTCCAGCGCGCCATCGACATCTTCCACTACTTCGCCGTCAAGGCCTCCGACCTCGGTGGGACGACGAAGTCCCCCAGTGGCCGACAGAAGAACCTCTACATCCGCCAGGAGCCGGTCGGCGTCGCCGCCCTGGTCACGCCGTGGAACTACCCCATCGCCATCCCGGTCTGGAAGCTCGCACCGGCACTGGCCGCTGGCAACACGGTCGTCCTGAAGCCCGCGTCGCAGGCTCCCGGCGTCGTCCTCGACGTCGCCGAGGCTCTGGACGAGGCAGGCCTGCCCGACGGCGTGTTCAACGTCGTGACCGGTCCCGGCAGCGAGGTCGGCTCCGAGTTCATCGAGAACGAGGGCACCGACGCCGTCTCCTTCACCGGCAGCAGCCACGTCGGCGAGATGGTCTACGAGCAGGCGACCGACTCGGGCAAGCGCGTCCAGACCGAACTCGGCGGCAAGAACCCGACGGTCGTCACCGACTCGGCGGACCCCGCAGAGGCGGCCGAAATCGTCGCCACCGGCGGCTTCGGAACGACCGGCCAGTCGTGTACCGGCTGTTCGCGTGCCATCGTCGACGAGGAGGTCTACGACGACTTCGTCGCGGAACTCGTCGACCGCGCGGAGTCCATCGACGTCGGTCCCGGCAACGACCACGAGATGGGCCCGCAGGCCAGCGAGAGCGAACTCGAAGGGACCCTCGACTACATCGAGATCGCCCAGAACGAGGGCGCGACGCTCGTCGCGGGCGGCGGCCAGCCCGAGGGCGAGGAAGTCGAAGACGGCTACTTCGTCGAGCCGACCGTCTTCACCGACGTCGAGAGCGACATGCGCATCGCCCAGGAGGAAGTCTTCGGGCCGGTCGTCGCCGTCCTGAAGGTCAGTGACTTCGAAGAGGGCCTCGCCGTCGCCAACGACGTCCCGTACGGTCTCTCGGCCAGCGTCGTCACCGACGACCACACCGAGGCAAACCGCTTCATCGACGAGGCGGAAGCCGGCGTGGTGAAGGTCAACGAGAAGACGACCGGTCTCGAGCTGCACGTCCCGTTCGGCGGCTTCAAGCGCTCCTCCTCGGAGACGTGGCGCGAACAGGGGGATGCCGGTCTCGACTTCTACACCATCGAGAAGACCGTCTACGACAACTACTGA
- a CDS encoding universal stress protein, with translation MNDALVVLEDRDACEDLLREAAMYAKGADRDLVLYSPLTTEEFEEAASTLDEIGRVENREYNDDEILGVAFTFARELASDALEDMDVEWSIVADVVEERTANHIVDVAEEHDCDHVFTLGSQRSPTGKAVFGDRTQRLILNFPGYVTTKMN, from the coding sequence ATGAACGACGCACTTGTCGTGTTAGAAGACAGAGACGCCTGTGAAGACCTGCTCCGTGAGGCAGCCATGTACGCGAAGGGCGCGGACCGTGACCTCGTGCTCTACTCGCCGCTGACAACAGAGGAGTTCGAAGAGGCCGCCTCGACACTCGACGAGATCGGGCGCGTAGAGAACCGTGAGTACAACGACGACGAGATACTCGGTGTCGCGTTCACCTTCGCCCGCGAACTCGCGAGCGACGCGTTGGAGGATATGGACGTCGAATGGTCCATCGTCGCCGACGTAGTCGAGGAACGCACGGCCAACCACATCGTCGACGTCGCCGAAGAGCACGACTGCGACCACGTCTTCACGCTCGGCAGCCAACGGTCGCCGACGGGGAAAGCCGTCTTCGGCGACAGGACCCAGCGGCTCATCCTCAACTTCCCGGGCTACGTGACGACGAAGATGAACTAA
- a CDS encoding mannonate dehydratase — protein sequence MDTTLMLPPQPDRRWTIAKQLGLSTAVVRFWGEEEWWTYDTLLQTANRFADHGLELDVVEDRPPMTKTVLGREGRDEEIETVKQLIRNMGRVGIDVYSWVWTENPVGVIRTSDSVPLRGDSRTTAYSHEQSERAPDYPVDITEDELWANLEYFLDEVVPVAEEAGVKLALHPDDPPVESVRGVPRLVNSVENVQRILDLHDSPNHGLNFCQGNFSAMGADVVDTIHRFGDRIHFVHFRDVEGTAEDFVETWHEEGQTDMLATMQAYQEIGFDGPIRPDHVPRMLGEEDRSGTMSGYTDMGRLFAVGYMKGLLEQGE from the coding sequence ATGGATACGACGCTGATGCTCCCACCGCAGCCTGACCGCCGGTGGACCATCGCCAAACAGTTGGGACTCTCGACCGCAGTCGTCCGATTCTGGGGCGAGGAGGAGTGGTGGACCTACGACACGCTGTTGCAGACGGCGAACCGCTTCGCCGACCACGGTCTCGAACTTGACGTAGTCGAGGACCGCCCGCCGATGACGAAGACCGTCCTCGGTCGCGAGGGTCGCGACGAGGAGATTGAGACGGTCAAGCAGCTCATCCGCAACATGGGTCGCGTTGGCATCGACGTCTACTCGTGGGTCTGGACGGAGAACCCCGTCGGCGTGATTCGGACCTCCGACTCGGTCCCGCTCCGTGGCGACTCGCGGACGACGGCCTACAGCCACGAGCAATCGGAGCGCGCGCCCGACTACCCCGTCGACATCACCGAGGACGAACTCTGGGCGAACCTCGAATACTTCCTCGACGAGGTCGTCCCCGTCGCCGAGGAGGCGGGCGTCAAACTCGCGCTGCATCCCGACGACCCACCCGTCGAGTCCGTCCGTGGTGTGCCTCGACTCGTCAACTCCGTCGAGAACGTCCAGCGTATCCTCGACCTGCACGACAGCCCGAACCACGGGCTGAACTTCTGTCAGGGCAACTTCTCGGCGATGGGCGCGGACGTCGTCGACACCATCCACCGCTTCGGCGACCGCATCCATTTCGTCCACTTCCGTGACGTGGAGGGGACGGCCGAGGACTTCGTCGAGACCTGGCACGAGGAGGGACAGACGGATATGCTCGCGACGATGCAGGCGTATCAGGAGATCGGCTTCGACGGTCCCATCCGCCCCGACCACGTCCCGCGGATGCTCGGCGAGGAGGACCGCTCGGGGACGATGTCCGGCTACACCGACATGGGGCGGCTGTTCGCCGTCGGCTACATGAAGGGGCTGTTGGAGCAGGGAGAGTAG
- the uxaC gene encoding glucuronate isomerase, translating to MGFIDEDYLLGTAAARDLYDAVADLPVVDPHNHIDLAEVVENEPWSDIWEVEGATDHYVWQLMRKRGVPERKITGDASNREKWDALAEVAPDFAGNPTYEWLHLDLKRRFGIDEPLNAETADDIWAETKAQLAEADKRPQAVLREMSVEVLCSSDDPTSRLAYHERAETEVEGVDVRPTWRPDRALKVENDEWSTFVAELDAVTESDVSDLSGFCDALAETHDYFVDHGCVACDIGMGTEPVSKPVSHERASEVYAAARRGDDIAADAVRDFKAYLLDYIGELNAAADWTTQLHIGAVRDYRESLYEDVGPNAGGDVSTQDVDLVAGLDHFLDRFDGEMEIVLYTLDPTHYPSATVVARAYPNVSIGPAWWFNDSPLGIENQLERVAAVDLLANYAGMVSDSRKLVSYGSRFEMFRRTLADVVGEMVERGQIPYDNAERLVRHVAYDRPKELYGL from the coding sequence ATGGGATTCATCGACGAGGACTATCTTCTCGGCACAGCCGCGGCACGTGACCTTTACGACGCCGTCGCCGACCTGCCGGTCGTCGACCCGCACAATCATATCGACCTCGCGGAGGTCGTCGAGAACGAGCCGTGGAGCGACATCTGGGAGGTCGAGGGTGCGACCGACCACTACGTCTGGCAGCTCATGCGCAAGCGGGGCGTCCCCGAACGGAAGATCACGGGCGACGCCAGCAACCGCGAGAAGTGGGACGCGCTCGCCGAGGTCGCCCCGGACTTCGCGGGCAACCCGACCTACGAGTGGCTCCATCTCGACCTCAAGCGGCGGTTCGGTATCGACGAGCCGCTGAACGCGGAGACGGCCGACGACATCTGGGCGGAGACGAAAGCCCAGTTGGCCGAGGCCGACAAGCGGCCGCAGGCGGTCCTGCGGGAGATGAGCGTCGAAGTGCTCTGTAGCAGCGACGATCCGACCTCCCGACTCGCGTACCACGAGCGCGCCGAGACCGAGGTCGAGGGCGTCGACGTCCGGCCGACGTGGCGGCCCGACCGCGCCCTGAAGGTCGAGAACGACGAGTGGAGCACGTTCGTCGCGGAACTGGATGCGGTGACAGAGAGCGACGTGAGCGACCTCAGCGGCTTCTGTGACGCGCTCGCGGAGACGCACGACTACTTCGTCGACCACGGCTGTGTCGCCTGCGACATCGGCATGGGGACCGAGCCGGTCTCGAAGCCCGTGAGCCACGAGCGTGCCAGCGAGGTCTACGCGGCGGCCCGTCGCGGTGACGACATCGCTGCCGACGCAGTCCGGGACTTCAAGGCGTATCTCCTCGACTACATCGGTGAATTGAACGCCGCGGCCGACTGGACGACCCAGCTCCACATCGGGGCGGTCCGCGACTACCGCGAGAGCCTGTACGAGGACGTTGGCCCGAACGCCGGTGGCGACGTGTCGACGCAGGATGTCGACCTCGTCGCGGGGCTGGACCACTTCCTCGACCGCTTCGACGGCGAGATGGAGATCGTCCTCTACACGCTGGACCCGACGCATTATCCGAGCGCAACGGTCGTCGCCCGCGCGTACCCCAACGTGAGCATCGGCCCGGCGTGGTGGTTCAACGACAGCCCGCTGGGTATCGAGAACCAGCTGGAGCGTGTCGCTGCCGTCGACCTCCTGGCCAACTACGCGGGCATGGTCAGCGACTCGCGGAAGCTCGTCTCGTACGGCTCGCGCTTCGAGATGTTCCGCCGAACCCTCGCGGACGTCGTGGGCGAGATGGTCGAACGCGGACAGATCCCCTACGACAACGCAGAACGGCTCGTGCGGCACGTCGCCTACGACAGACCGAAGGAACTGTACGGGCTCTGA
- a CDS encoding SDR family NAD(P)-dependent oxidoreductase: MSSQLSGETAIVTGSSKGIGKGIAERFADEGANVVVNSRSQERADEVAAEIRENGGTAVGIEADVTDEDAMEALVETTVEEFGSVDVMVNNAGMTILGEAAEFDVDDWRHVIEVDLVGTFVGCQAAGRQMIEQGDGGAILNMSSLMGGRGLQLRSPYCASKAGVNNLTQTLAVEWAEHDIHVNALAPGFIWTEITEQTQGSAGYTNDDIRDRTPLNRFGTVEEMAECALFLVGQNNFVTGEVLYADGGWQAYGWGAGDQ, translated from the coding sequence ATGTCATCACAGCTCAGTGGAGAGACCGCTATCGTCACCGGTTCGAGCAAAGGGATCGGAAAGGGAATCGCCGAGCGTTTCGCCGACGAGGGGGCGAACGTCGTCGTCAACTCCCGGTCGCAGGAGCGCGCCGACGAGGTCGCCGCGGAGATCCGTGAGAACGGCGGGACGGCCGTCGGCATCGAGGCCGACGTCACCGACGAGGACGCGATGGAAGCGCTCGTCGAGACGACCGTCGAAGAGTTCGGCAGCGTCGACGTGATGGTCAACAACGCCGGGATGACGATCCTCGGCGAGGCAGCCGAGTTCGACGTCGACGACTGGCGGCACGTCATCGAAGTCGACCTCGTCGGTACGTTCGTCGGCTGTCAGGCCGCGGGCCGCCAGATGATCGAGCAGGGCGACGGTGGCGCGATTCTCAATATGTCTTCGCTGATGGGTGGCCGTGGTCTCCAGCTGCGCTCGCCGTACTGCGCCTCCAAGGCAGGCGTCAACAACCTCACGCAGACGCTCGCCGTCGAGTGGGCGGAACACGACATCCACGTCAACGCGCTCGCGCCGGGCTTCATCTGGACGGAGATCACGGAACAGACACAGGGGTCTGCGGGCTACACCAACGACGACATCCGCGACCGGACGCCGCTGAACCGGTTCGGCACCGTCGAGGAGATGGCCGAGTGCGCGCTCTTCCTCGTCGGTCAGAACAACTTCGTCACCGGCGAAGTGCTCTACGCCGACGGCGGCTGGCAGGCCTACGGCTGGGGCGCGGGCGACCAGTAG